A genomic segment from Luteibacter aegosomatis encodes:
- a CDS encoding class I SAM-dependent methyltransferase, whose protein sequence is MHAATPVLDPVPAYALWAASYPAHAHNPLMHAEERAMLAAMPSSLEGMAVVDAGCGSGRYLRHVLARGATSATGVDLSPAMLHRAEEWIRPDQRERLTLVQGSITALPLDDGVADVTVCGLVVGHVPDLDAALAELCRVTKPGGEILCSDFHPVGQALGWRRDFRADGRRYAVRHTTHAYSRWHDACARLGLAMEGVFEPMLDPADIPPGARFDPVALEVPVALVFRLRRSFLSRHCA, encoded by the coding sequence ATGCACGCCGCCACCCCTGTCCTCGATCCCGTGCCGGCCTACGCGCTCTGGGCCGCATCGTATCCCGCGCACGCGCACAACCCGCTGATGCACGCGGAGGAGCGAGCGATGCTCGCGGCCATGCCCTCGTCGTTGGAAGGCATGGCGGTGGTGGATGCCGGCTGCGGCAGCGGCCGATACCTCCGCCACGTGCTCGCGCGTGGCGCGACGTCGGCGACGGGCGTCGATCTCTCGCCGGCGATGTTGCATCGCGCGGAGGAATGGATCCGCCCCGACCAGCGCGAACGGCTCACGCTCGTGCAAGGCAGCATCACGGCGTTGCCGCTGGACGACGGGGTGGCGGACGTGACCGTCTGCGGACTGGTGGTGGGCCACGTGCCCGATCTCGACGCCGCGCTCGCCGAACTGTGTCGCGTGACGAAACCCGGCGGCGAGATCCTGTGCAGCGATTTTCATCCGGTGGGGCAGGCGCTGGGCTGGCGTCGCGACTTCCGCGCCGACGGACGCCGATACGCGGTGCGCCATACCACGCACGCCTATAGCCGGTGGCACGACGCGTGCGCACGGCTCGGCCTGGCCATGGAGGGCGTCTTCGAGCCGATGCTCGACCCGGCCGACATTCCCCCCGGTGCGCGTTTCGATCCGGTCGCCCTCGAGGTCCCCGTCGCCCTGGTCTTCCGCCTGCGGCGTTCTTTCCTTTCCCGGCATTGCGCATGA
- a CDS encoding amidohydrolase family protein — protein MDVTFHGAAVVRDGRAVREPLPVRAGRVADARGPGGFVVSLHDHLIFPGLVNAHEHLQVNAVPPLPADRTFANSYDWIDAFQAHFDDPAVAAALAVSKATRMRHGALKNLLAGTTFVAHHDPWHPSLDAADFPVSLLRGHGWGYALNGPAFGPDVRGGFLATPSSNPWMIHLAEGTDERARAELAQLDAMGCLAANSVLVHGVGLDDGGIDRVIACGAAVVWCPASNRRLLGRTLDPRRLYAAGRLALGSDSRLSGSRDLLDELASATDEGLPMSALLDLATTATARILRVAGRGHLGDGAVADMLIVADHGASAPGSLVGRRRADLRAVVRDGRPCVADPDFAPWFEAAGIETLAVSLDGKSKLLDRRYADPAMFALEPGLENLH, from the coding sequence ATGGACGTGACCTTCCACGGTGCGGCCGTCGTGCGCGACGGCCGCGCGGTACGCGAACCGCTGCCGGTCCGCGCAGGCCGCGTCGCGGATGCGCGGGGACCGGGCGGCTTCGTCGTGTCGCTGCACGATCACCTGATCTTCCCCGGGCTGGTGAACGCCCATGAACACCTTCAGGTGAACGCCGTGCCGCCGTTGCCGGCCGACCGTACGTTCGCCAACAGCTACGACTGGATCGACGCGTTCCAGGCCCATTTCGACGATCCCGCCGTGGCCGCGGCGCTGGCCGTGTCCAAGGCGACGCGCATGCGCCATGGCGCGCTGAAGAACCTGCTGGCCGGCACCACCTTCGTGGCGCACCACGATCCGTGGCACCCCTCGCTCGACGCCGCCGATTTTCCGGTATCGCTGCTGCGCGGGCACGGCTGGGGCTATGCCTTGAACGGACCGGCATTCGGACCCGACGTGCGCGGGGGCTTTCTCGCCACGCCATCGTCGAACCCATGGATGATCCACCTGGCCGAGGGCACGGACGAGCGTGCGCGCGCCGAACTCGCGCAACTGGATGCGATGGGCTGCCTGGCGGCCAACAGCGTGCTCGTGCACGGCGTGGGCCTCGACGACGGGGGCATCGATAGGGTAATCGCGTGCGGCGCGGCCGTGGTCTGGTGTCCGGCGAGCAATCGTCGCCTGCTCGGCCGCACGCTCGATCCGCGCCGCCTGTACGCGGCCGGGCGACTCGCCCTCGGCAGCGATTCGCGGCTGTCGGGATCGCGCGACCTGCTCGACGAACTGGCCTCGGCGACCGACGAGGGATTACCGATGTCGGCCTTGCTCGACCTGGCGACGACGGCCACCGCACGCATCCTGCGCGTTGCGGGGCGGGGCCACCTCGGCGACGGTGCCGTGGCGGACATGCTGATCGTCGCCGACCACGGCGCTTCGGCTCCCGGCAGCCTCGTGGGACGGCGACGCGCGGATCTGCGCGCCGTCGTGCGCGACGGCCGCCCTTGCGTGGCCGATCCCGATTTCGCGCCCTGGTTCGAGGCCGCGGGCATCGAAACCCTCGCCGTATCGCTGGACGGCAAATCGAAACTGCTCGATCGCCGCTATGCCGACCCGGCGATGTTCGCGCTCGAGCCGGGCCTGGAGAACCTGCACTGA
- a CDS encoding glycosyltransferase family 4 protein, whose product MAMRAVQLNLHPAPADCPPGDLFERWPSLADIPEAVASGGTRVAVVQAAACDERFVRRGVDYRFTDVRGLESVHARGRHYAHLLRALRADVAHVHSLAYGEDVLAISRLLPSLPIVVQDHADRVPRWWQRPAWRRQYRAVDAVAFTAPGLARRFERVKAFPPSLPVVAVPESSSRFTPGDRTAARAFTGLGGDPCVLWVGHLAHGKDPLTVLEGFARLSERLPAARLYCVFGSAPLHDEVTARIEGDTRLRGRVALLGRVEHAQVQVLMRAADIFVAGSHSESCGFALLEALASDLAPVVTDIPSFRELTGNGAVGELWPVGDAAALAEALFRTAMAPPTTGRVRAHFQVELSFAALGRRWASVYARVAAKRRHSA is encoded by the coding sequence ATCGCCATGCGTGCCGTCCAGTTGAACCTGCATCCCGCGCCGGCGGATTGCCCGCCGGGCGACCTGTTCGAACGTTGGCCGTCGCTGGCCGACATCCCAGAGGCCGTGGCATCGGGCGGTACGCGCGTCGCCGTGGTGCAGGCGGCTGCCTGCGACGAGCGCTTCGTGCGACGCGGCGTCGATTACCGCTTTACCGACGTGCGCGGTCTCGAGTCGGTGCACGCGCGGGGACGCCACTATGCTCACCTGCTGCGTGCTCTGCGCGCCGACGTGGCGCACGTGCACAGCCTGGCCTACGGCGAAGACGTGCTGGCGATCTCGCGCCTGCTGCCGTCCCTGCCGATCGTGGTGCAGGACCATGCCGATCGCGTGCCGCGCTGGTGGCAACGCCCGGCCTGGCGCCGCCAGTATCGCGCCGTCGACGCGGTGGCCTTCACCGCGCCGGGCCTGGCCCGCCGTTTCGAGCGGGTGAAGGCGTTTCCGCCCTCGTTGCCGGTGGTGGCGGTACCCGAAAGCAGCAGCCGCTTCACGCCGGGCGACCGTACCGCGGCGCGGGCATTCACTGGCCTGGGGGGGGATCCCTGCGTGCTCTGGGTCGGTCATCTCGCGCACGGCAAGGATCCCCTGACCGTGTTGGAGGGTTTCGCGCGACTGAGCGAGCGCCTGCCCGCCGCACGCCTGTACTGCGTCTTCGGCAGCGCGCCGCTGCACGACGAGGTGACCGCGCGGATCGAGGGCGATACGCGCTTGCGTGGACGCGTGGCCCTGCTGGGCCGCGTGGAGCACGCGCAGGTGCAGGTGCTCATGCGCGCCGCCGACATCTTCGTCGCCGGCAGCCATTCGGAAAGCTGTGGTTTTGCGCTGCTGGAGGCGTTGGCGAGCGACCTCGCGCCGGTGGTGACCGATATCCCCTCGTTCCGCGAACTCACCGGCAACGGGGCCGTGGGCGAACTATGGCCGGTGGGCGATGCGGCCGCGCTGGCCGAGGCCCTGTTTCGGACCGCCATGGCGCCGCCGACGACGGGGCGCGTGCGCGCGCATTTCCAGGTGGAGCTTTCGTTCGCCGCGCTCGGTCGGCGATGGGCGTCGGTCTACGCGCGCGTGGCCGCGAAACGCAGGCATTCGGCATGA
- a CDS encoding B12-binding domain-containing radical SAM protein, with translation MNPSPNTLLVNPTITSRSSARFPLSLLNLAASLDKRGSSAIVDGNIERDTVGATLRQLEGGRFHAVGISVMGGPQMAPSIEVSKAIRERHPSLPIVWGGYFPTLYTDTALGAPYVDYAIRGQGEDTLPDLLAALARPDRDVSRIGGLSWKHADGSIVHNPNRKFTHDDPGIVLPYDKLGEPRRYLARTFLGQRTAAHQAAIGCRFRCTFCGVAAMFGGTTKLPAVARLERDLKYLKYELGADSIQYFDHNFFDREEEMIPLLEVMARYELPWWCYARSDALLNMSESTWKLVRKSRLRMAYIGAESPSGAMLKEIRKGTRPDQTLEVAELCRRHGVIPELSFMVAPPENTVEETEHTFEFIRELKKINPASEIIVYIYTPLPEGSKHEKDRGKRASTPLLDLHGEPVVFPATPEEWTQKRWVDYACHADAPWLTDDLRRHIQDFVTVLRCKFPTVQDMRSPPWAKRGLSAMASWRYRRRRYDKPWELNLANRLVRLRLPQVSGL, from the coding sequence ATGAATCCCTCGCCCAACACGCTCCTGGTCAATCCCACCATCACGTCGCGCTCGAGCGCGCGCTTTCCGCTGTCGCTGCTCAACCTCGCGGCGTCGCTGGACAAGCGCGGCAGCAGCGCTATCGTCGACGGCAACATCGAACGCGACACGGTCGGCGCGACCTTGCGCCAGCTCGAGGGCGGACGGTTCCACGCCGTGGGCATCAGCGTAATGGGCGGCCCGCAGATGGCACCGTCGATCGAGGTATCGAAGGCGATCCGCGAGCGGCATCCCTCGCTGCCGATCGTCTGGGGCGGGTATTTCCCCACGCTGTACACCGACACCGCGCTCGGCGCGCCCTACGTGGATTACGCGATCCGCGGGCAGGGCGAGGACACCCTGCCGGACCTGCTCGCCGCGCTCGCACGCCCCGATCGCGACGTGTCGCGTATCGGCGGGCTGTCCTGGAAACATGCCGACGGCAGCATCGTGCACAACCCCAATCGCAAGTTCACGCACGACGACCCGGGCATCGTGTTGCCGTACGACAAGCTCGGCGAACCGCGCCGGTACCTCGCGCGTACTTTCCTGGGCCAGCGCACGGCGGCACACCAGGCCGCGATCGGTTGCCGTTTCCGCTGCACGTTCTGCGGCGTGGCGGCGATGTTCGGCGGCACCACCAAGCTGCCCGCCGTGGCCCGCCTCGAACGTGACCTCAAGTACCTCAAGTACGAATTGGGCGCGGATTCGATCCAGTACTTCGACCACAACTTCTTCGACCGCGAGGAGGAGATGATTCCGCTGCTGGAGGTGATGGCCCGCTACGAGTTGCCATGGTGGTGCTACGCGCGCTCGGACGCGCTTCTCAACATGTCGGAAAGCACCTGGAAACTGGTGCGCAAGAGCCGGCTGCGCATGGCCTACATCGGCGCCGAATCGCCCAGCGGTGCCATGCTCAAGGAAATCCGCAAGGGCACCCGGCCCGACCAGACGCTGGAGGTGGCCGAGCTGTGCCGGCGCCACGGCGTGATTCCCGAACTGTCGTTCATGGTGGCGCCGCCGGAAAATACCGTGGAGGAAACCGAGCATACGTTCGAGTTCATCCGCGAGCTGAAGAAGATCAATCCCGCGTCGGAAATCATCGTGTACATCTACACGCCGCTGCCGGAGGGCAGCAAGCACGAGAAGGATCGCGGCAAGCGCGCGTCGACACCTTTGCTCGACCTTCACGGCGAGCCGGTGGTGTTTCCCGCCACGCCCGAGGAATGGACGCAGAAGCGCTGGGTGGATTACGCCTGCCATGCCGACGCCCCATGGCTCACCGACGACCTGCGCCGGCATATCCAGGATTTCGTGACGGTGCTGCGCTGCAAGTTTCCCACCGTGCAGGACATGCGCTCGCCGCCGTGGGCCAAGCGCGGGCTGAGCGCGATGGCGTCGTGGCGCTACCGGCGCCGCCGCTACGACAAGCCGTGGGAGCTCAACCTCGCCAACCGGCTCGTTCGCCTGCGCCTGCCGCAGGTATCCGGGCTCTGA
- a CDS encoding B12-binding domain-containing radical SAM protein gives MLKIQVGHSYFLRYDRKQWERGKPYPPLATLQIAALLRRMGHEVSLFDAMLAEGVEDYAPSLAAASPELVVFYEDNFNYLTKMCLSRMREAACRMIGEARARGARVLVAGSDASDHPEAFLAAGAHAVLTGEGIAALMALVDRLERDPAIDAAAWTEGLPGVATAAQGDTRLIRLGVVPPDPRISGLPAWDLVDIEAYRTLWMERHGYFSLNMAASRGCPFRCNWCAKPIWGNHYNQRDAKDVAAEMTFLKRTYRPDHIWMADDIFGFHIDWVTAFAGHLAESDGSVPFMIQTRADLASERMAKALAAAGCAEAWIGAESGSQRVLDRMTKGTKVPDLVAARRRLGAQGIRVGFFIQLGYLGEELEDILATRALVRDAAPDDIGVSVSYPLPGTKFFEEVRAQLGSKTHWDESDDLDMMFRGAYDTAFYRDVRDVLHRQVLAQLAGDGDALDTAWDELVSREREHRSERPTPFVRIAAGS, from the coding sequence ATGCTGAAGATCCAGGTCGGCCATTCCTACTTCCTTCGCTACGACCGCAAGCAATGGGAACGGGGCAAGCCGTATCCACCGCTGGCCACCCTCCAGATCGCCGCCCTGCTGCGGCGAATGGGCCACGAGGTGTCGCTGTTCGACGCGATGCTCGCCGAAGGCGTCGAAGACTACGCGCCGAGCCTGGCGGCCGCCTCGCCCGAACTGGTCGTCTTCTACGAAGACAATTTCAACTACCTCACCAAGATGTGCCTGAGCCGCATGCGCGAGGCCGCATGCCGGATGATCGGCGAAGCGCGGGCGCGTGGCGCCCGCGTGCTGGTCGCCGGATCCGACGCGTCGGATCACCCCGAAGCGTTTCTCGCCGCGGGCGCCCACGCGGTACTGACCGGCGAGGGCATCGCGGCCCTGATGGCCCTGGTGGACCGCCTGGAGCGCGACCCCGCCATCGATGCCGCCGCATGGACCGAAGGCCTGCCCGGCGTGGCCACCGCCGCGCAGGGCGATACCCGGTTGATCCGCCTCGGCGTGGTGCCGCCCGACCCGCGCATCAGCGGCCTGCCGGCCTGGGACCTGGTCGACATCGAGGCCTATCGCACGCTGTGGATGGAGCGCCACGGCTACTTCAGCCTCAACATGGCCGCGTCGCGCGGTTGCCCGTTCCGCTGCAACTGGTGCGCGAAACCGATCTGGGGCAACCACTACAACCAGCGCGACGCGAAGGACGTCGCGGCCGAGATGACCTTCCTGAAGCGAACCTACCGGCCGGACCACATCTGGATGGCCGACGATATCTTCGGTTTCCACATCGACTGGGTCACGGCATTCGCCGGGCACCTCGCCGAGAGCGACGGTTCCGTGCCCTTCATGATCCAGACCCGCGCCGACCTCGCCAGCGAACGCATGGCGAAGGCATTGGCGGCGGCGGGTTGCGCGGAAGCGTGGATCGGGGCGGAAAGCGGCAGCCAGCGCGTACTCGACCGCATGACCAAGGGCACCAAGGTGCCCGACCTGGTGGCGGCACGCCGACGGCTCGGCGCGCAGGGCATCCGCGTCGGCTTCTTCATCCAGCTGGGTTACCTCGGCGAGGAACTGGAGGACATCCTCGCCACGCGCGCCCTCGTGCGCGACGCCGCGCCCGACGACATCGGCGTCAGCGTGTCGTATCCCCTTCCCGGCACCAAATTCTTCGAGGAGGTACGCGCGCAGCTCGGCAGCAAGACGCACTGGGACGAGAGCGACGACCTGGACATGATGTTCCGCGGTGCCTACGACACCGCGTTCTACCGCGACGTGCGCGATGTGCTTCACCGCCAGGTGCTCGCCCAGCTGGCCGGCGACGGTGACGCCCTGGACACGGCCTGGGATGAACTGGTTTCGCGCGAACGCGAGCACCGCAGCGAACGTCCCACGCCGTTCGTGCGCATCGCGGCCGGGAGCTGA
- a CDS encoding nucleotidyltransferase family protein, with the protein MLPPLEQVKSDLSLTTETLADELARVGQGTDVPAWSDTAWRVAAAAAVAHGVAPLLAGCSVWPSCAWQDFLASQREHVEVRQRRIADLLTRIDARAGDLGVPMMALKGSALHGLGIYVAGERPMADIDLLVRPEHADTAAAVLAGLGYEETYRQWKHVVFKPEGVRPATAFGEHRDTPINIELHTRIHERLPIRAVDVTSTVWTPDAVPGINPYPSSGALMTHLLLHAAGSVCGRSLRLLHLHDMAQLSRRMRRAEWEPLWQGDEAPWWAYPPLRLVDRYFPGSVPRAVLRRLRRDTTPLLRAASSRQTLTSTSCSHLWLHLLPGVEWVRTPTDLATLLLRRVRPSRESREERGDMLRTQAWLQGQEWVRQGHVRRVVTALTRPVPRMDTLYVVRGALAQGSQAFAP; encoded by the coding sequence ATGCTGCCACCGCTCGAGCAGGTGAAGTCCGATCTGTCGCTCACCACCGAAACGCTGGCCGACGAACTGGCGCGTGTTGGCCAGGGCACCGACGTGCCCGCGTGGAGCGACACGGCGTGGCGCGTCGCCGCCGCCGCGGCCGTCGCCCACGGCGTGGCACCGCTGCTCGCCGGCTGTTCGGTCTGGCCGTCGTGCGCGTGGCAGGACTTCCTCGCCTCCCAACGCGAGCACGTCGAAGTGCGCCAACGCCGCATCGCCGACCTGCTCACGCGGATCGACGCGCGAGCCGGCGATCTCGGCGTGCCGATGATGGCGCTCAAGGGCAGCGCGCTGCACGGGCTGGGCATCTACGTCGCCGGCGAACGGCCCATGGCCGACATCGATCTTCTCGTACGGCCCGAGCACGCCGATACGGCGGCAGCGGTGCTGGCCGGGCTCGGCTACGAGGAAACGTATCGCCAGTGGAAGCACGTGGTGTTCAAGCCGGAGGGCGTGCGACCCGCGACGGCGTTCGGCGAGCATCGCGACACGCCGATCAACATCGAGCTCCACACGCGCATCCACGAGCGCCTGCCGATACGCGCGGTGGACGTCACATCGACCGTGTGGACGCCGGATGCGGTTCCCGGCATCAACCCCTACCCCTCGTCGGGGGCACTCATGACCCACCTGCTGCTGCACGCGGCGGGCAGCGTATGCGGCCGAAGCCTTCGCCTCCTGCACCTGCACGACATGGCCCAACTGTCGCGACGCATGCGCCGCGCGGAATGGGAACCGCTGTGGCAGGGCGACGAAGCGCCATGGTGGGCCTATCCACCGCTGCGGCTGGTCGACCGGTACTTTCCCGGCTCCGTACCGCGCGCCGTGCTCCGGCGGCTTCGGCGCGATACCACGCCGCTGCTGCGCGCCGCGTCGTCGCGGCAAACGCTCACCAGCACGTCATGCTCCCACCTGTGGCTGCACCTGCTGCCCGGCGTGGAGTGGGTACGTACGCCGACCGACCTCGCGACCTTGCTGCTGCGTCGCGTAAGGCCATCGCGCGAGAGTCGCGAGGAACGGGGGGACATGTTGCGCACGCAGGCCTGGTTGCAGGGCCAGGAATGGGTACGGCAGGGACACGTGCGGCGCGTGGTCACGGCGCTGACGCGGCCGGTGCCGCGGATGGATACCCTTTATGTGGTTCGGGGGGCGTTGGCGCAGGGTAGCCAGGCTTTCGCACCCTGA
- a CDS encoding Wzz/FepE/Etk N-terminal domain-containing protein: MQQNEIYLIDMWRIVRRRWPWAVGVALATIAATFAGLHMARNQWEAIAAIQVGQVGTVPQGVDPRVEPFQRVLLRLQGKAFQDDVLHGLGLADESDEARLYRARTTLDPDLYANVIRVHVRGYSAEDARQLAMATVDRLVALHAAMSRAQLEATRKRSADIDRTIAAAEQERDRLTRDVATAPHGDAMLASLALANADAGLRTMKQIRADLDARMLPSATFPTSMPWPVTVSPGPVAPAKVPLMAIGVLAGLFLGVVAATAVDALSRSTKRERAGTYGAEARRGGERYEPAATHGGVDAA, from the coding sequence ATGCAACAGAACGAGATCTACCTGATCGATATGTGGCGCATCGTGCGTCGGCGGTGGCCGTGGGCGGTCGGCGTGGCGTTGGCGACGATCGCCGCGACGTTCGCCGGGTTGCACATGGCCAGGAATCAGTGGGAAGCCATCGCCGCGATCCAGGTAGGGCAGGTGGGCACGGTGCCGCAGGGCGTCGATCCGAGGGTGGAGCCGTTCCAGCGCGTCCTGCTGCGTCTGCAGGGCAAGGCGTTCCAGGACGATGTGCTTCACGGCCTCGGCCTGGCCGACGAGAGCGACGAGGCGCGCCTGTACCGCGCGCGCACCACGCTCGACCCCGACCTCTACGCCAACGTGATCCGTGTGCACGTCCGGGGGTATTCCGCGGAGGACGCCCGCCAGCTGGCGATGGCGACGGTCGATCGCCTCGTGGCCTTGCACGCCGCCATGAGCCGGGCGCAACTCGAGGCCACGCGAAAGCGCTCCGCCGACATCGACCGGACGATCGCCGCGGCCGAGCAGGAGCGTGACCGGCTCACTCGCGACGTGGCCACCGCCCCGCACGGCGACGCGATGCTCGCGAGCCTGGCGCTGGCCAATGCCGATGCCGGCCTGCGCACGATGAAGCAGATCCGCGCCGACCTCGACGCACGGATGCTGCCGTCCGCCACGTTCCCCACGTCCATGCCCTGGCCGGTCACCGTGTCGCCGGGTCCCGTCGCGCCGGCAAAGGTACCGCTGATGGCCATCGGCGTGCTGGCCGGGCTGTTCCTCGGCGTGGTCGCTGCGACGGCGGTGGACGCCCTGTCGCGTTCAACCAAACGCGAGCGGGCGGGCACTTACGGTGCAGAAGCCCGGCGCGGCGGAGAACGATATGAACCTGCGGCAACCCATGGCGGCGTCGACGCCGCTTGA
- a CDS encoding glycosyltransferase family 4 protein produces MKIAIVLPGGVDRGGERRVIPAFLALIERLASRHEVHVFVFHQEPTPARWTLRGATVHNIGDGWTQTRTIRAIRAEHRVAPFDVIQALFSGSCGWVAAVAGLTLGVPYTVHIAGGELVALHGIGYGGRRRWRSRLREALVLHAAAAVSAASAPIVEALAALGVGARRIPLGVCLQRWPARAPCGRRHASLRLLHVASLNRVKDPHTLLRALAMLVGRGVDVELDVVGVDTLGGEAQAFANVLGLADRVRFLGFHTQDAMRPLMEEADLLVMSSLHEAGPLVLLEAAVAGVPSVGTAVGHYVEWAPRAALAVPVGDAGALAEAIERVAGDEALRLELAGEAQRIALRENADYTARMFEGMYEAQVKRVGVTAS; encoded by the coding sequence ATGAAGATCGCCATCGTCCTGCCCGGTGGCGTCGATCGCGGCGGCGAGCGCCGGGTGATTCCCGCCTTCCTCGCCCTCATCGAGCGGTTGGCTTCGCGTCACGAGGTGCACGTCTTCGTCTTCCACCAGGAACCGACGCCCGCGCGATGGACCTTGCGTGGCGCGACCGTCCACAACATCGGCGACGGCTGGACGCAGACGCGGACGATCCGCGCCATTCGCGCGGAACATCGCGTCGCACCGTTCGACGTGATCCAGGCGCTTTTCTCCGGCTCGTGCGGATGGGTCGCCGCCGTGGCCGGACTCACCCTCGGCGTGCCTTACACGGTGCACATCGCGGGCGGCGAGCTGGTCGCCCTGCACGGCATCGGTTATGGCGGGCGCCGCCGCTGGCGCAGCCGCTTACGCGAGGCCCTCGTGCTGCATGCCGCCGCGGCGGTGAGCGCGGCGAGCGCGCCCATCGTCGAGGCGCTGGCCGCGTTGGGCGTGGGCGCGCGGCGCATCCCGCTGGGAGTATGCCTGCAACGCTGGCCCGCCCGCGCGCCATGCGGACGCCGGCACGCGTCGTTGCGCCTGCTGCACGTGGCGAGCCTCAACCGGGTGAAGGACCCGCATACGCTGTTGCGCGCGCTGGCGATGCTGGTCGGTCGCGGCGTGGACGTCGAGCTGGATGTCGTCGGCGTCGATACGCTGGGTGGCGAAGCGCAGGCGTTCGCCAACGTGCTGGGCCTGGCCGATCGCGTGCGCTTCCTTGGATTCCATACCCAGGACGCGATGCGACCGCTGATGGAGGAAGCGGACCTGCTGGTGATGTCCTCATTGCACGAAGCCGGGCCGCTGGTGCTGCTCGAGGCGGCGGTGGCGGGGGTGCCATCGGTGGGCACGGCCGTGGGGCATTACGTGGAGTGGGCCCCGCGCGCGGCGCTGGCGGTGCCGGTGGGCGACGCGGGTGCGCTGGCGGAGGCCATCGAGCGGGTCGCCGGCGACGAGGCCCTTCGTTTGGAACTGGCAGGAGAGGCGCAGCGGATCGCCTTGCGCGAGAACGCGGATTACACGGCGCGAATGTTCGAAGGGATGTACGAGGCACAGGTGAAGCGGGTGGGCGTCACCGCTTCGTAG
- a CDS encoding class I SAM-dependent methyltransferase translates to MNLRQPMAASTPLEERLAQTQQAFDSVAADYDGPRGNNELIQRMRDTLWNTVRDKMPSGSRLIDLGCGTGIDAIEFARSRFHVTATDWSPRMIERTRARAEEAGVASRVDARHLGVQELDRLEGEFDGAYSNFGPLNCAPDLRATAAECARLIRPGGTLVFSVIGRVCPWEMAHYSLRGRFRRAWVRAARGATAVGMNRHTIWTWYYLPREFYAAFAEHFALVEYRALSLFMPPPYMVDRYRKRPSWYERLGRVDDRFGHLPLLRDMGDHFLIVMHRR, encoded by the coding sequence ATGAACCTGCGGCAACCCATGGCGGCGTCGACGCCGCTTGAGGAACGGCTGGCCCAGACCCAGCAAGCCTTCGACAGCGTGGCCGCCGATTACGACGGCCCGCGCGGCAACAACGAACTGATCCAGCGCATGCGCGACACCCTGTGGAACACGGTGCGCGACAAGATGCCGTCGGGTTCGCGCCTGATCGACCTGGGTTGCGGCACCGGCATCGACGCGATCGAGTTCGCCCGCAGCCGTTTCCACGTGACCGCCACCGACTGGTCGCCGCGCATGATCGAGCGTACGCGCGCCCGCGCCGAAGAAGCCGGCGTGGCGTCGCGCGTCGACGCCCGCCACCTCGGCGTGCAGGAGCTGGACCGGCTCGAAGGCGAGTTCGATGGCGCCTACTCCAACTTCGGTCCACTCAACTGCGCACCGGACCTGCGCGCCACGGCGGCCGAATGCGCACGCCTCATCCGCCCTGGCGGCACGCTGGTGTTCTCCGTGATCGGGCGCGTCTGCCCTTGGGAGATGGCCCATTACTCGCTGCGCGGCCGCTTCCGCCGCGCGTGGGTCCGCGCCGCGCGCGGCGCCACGGCGGTGGGCATGAACCGCCACACGATCTGGACCTGGTATTACCTGCCGCGCGAGTTCTACGCCGCGTTCGCCGAGCACTTCGCGCTGGTGGAATACCGTGCGCTGAGCCTGTTCATGCCGCCGCCGTACATGGTGGACCGCTATCGCAAGCGTCCGTCGTGGTACGAGCGGCTGGGCCGCGTCGACGACCGTTTCGGCCACCTGCCGCTGCTTCGCGACATGGGTGACCACTTCCTGATCGTGATGCATCGGCGTTGA